Below is a genomic region from Prunus persica cultivar Lovell chromosome G3, Prunus_persica_NCBIv2, whole genome shotgun sequence.
AGCCCGCTTCCACTCCTCTTGCGGCCAAGTCTGTTCTAACTGCCAGTGATGATGACTTGCTCGTTTCTCTCACAGAATACCATGAACTTGTAGAGAGTCTTCAATACCTCACCCTTACCCGCCCAGATATTTCCTTTGCAATCAACATTGTGGCCCAGTTTATGAGCTCTTCTCGCTCTCTTCACATGGTTGTTGTCAAGAGGATTCTCCGCTATGTTAAGGGCATCATTCACTTTGGCCTCTATTTTACACCCCAAGGTCCTTCCATTCGTCTCATCGTCTACTCagatgctgattgggctggGTGCCCATAATTGACTACCTCATTTACTTGGGCTCCAATCTTATTTCCTGTTGCTCCAAAAGGCAGCCAACAGTTTCGCGCTCCAGTGCGGAATCTAAGTACCATGCTCTTACTTTTGCTCATGCTTGCGCTGAATCTTCTTGGCTCTATTCTCTGTTACATGAACTGGGCTTTCAACTGCCTTTTCCAGTTCTCATGCATTGTGACAATCTCAACACAATTTATATGGAGGCAAACCAGGTATTCCATGCTCGTACTCGCCATATTGAACTTGACTACCACTTTGTTCGGGAGAAGGTAGCCCTTGGGAGTCATCAAGTCTGCTTCATCCCTTTGTTGATCAACGTGCGAATCTTCTCACTAAACCACTTCACAAGCCACGCCACCATCTCTTTTGTTCCAAACTTGTTCGTCCAAGGCCGCTCAGTTTGCGGGGGGTGTTAAACCACACGCACTCATCAAGGAAGAAGAATCTGAAATGGATTCTTCTTAATTGCAATAGTTAACTTGCTCTccaaatattttgtatttactACCATTCAAGGCTCTTACCGTTTATATCTTTATTGTgcaattataaatattgtaaTATTTACACAAAGGAATACAATCAGAATTCAAACTTCTACACAAGGTTCTAACATACTTCGCACGAGATAGCCCATACAAGGTGTTTATCCTTAAGAACTCTACTATGCTTTACTCTATATCAAACCACCATGTACAAGTACAAGAAATTAAGATCAGTCCAGCCATCATGCTGTTGCTTTTCAATAGAGCCATCATAGCCAATCATCATGATGAAACAGTTCTCAAAGCCTTCAACCATCTACTTCACCAAAATAAGGTGGACTTCATAGAACAATTCCATGAAAAACGTCTCGTTAAGCAAGCAAATGAGTATCTTCAGATCCTTGATGTTCAACACATGGAACTGCCGGAAATTAGCAGGACAGAGTTCATGACACTATCTGCATTTACCCATATCTTATCTTTACAGTTCTTTTGCTTGTGGCTCTGGACGCTCATTTCTCTTTTAACATATTTAAGGCTTGCAGACAAGCCTTTATTCAAGAGGGGTGAAATGTTAGGACCCTTCACTAGTGGGCCTATTGATAGGAGCCCATAGATTCCCTTTCCGTATCTGTAGGCAATAAGTTCACAACCTCATTGTATTTAGTCTAAGGCCTTTGGCCATTTTAGGG
It encodes:
- the LOC109947970 gene encoding uncharacterized protein LOC109947970, producing the protein MASNRLRVHEFYIPFEPQFDIKDLGPLSYFLGLQVVSHDGVLHLNQLKYVHDLLHKSNLPHAKPASTPLAAKSVLTASDDDLLVSLTEYHELVESLQYLTLTRPDISFAINIVAQFMSSSRSLHMVVVKRILRYVKGIIHFGLYFTPQGPSIRLIVYSDADWAGCP